Genomic DNA from Theobroma cacao cultivar B97-61/B2 chromosome 3, Criollo_cocoa_genome_V2, whole genome shotgun sequence:
TCAGAAATATCTTCTTGAACAACGAGCAGTTATAGACGTTGATGGAGGAAAATTGCTTAATGAGGACAATGATGTCAGATCTGTAAGTTACGAGTTTCCACGCTGATGCTGCAACTTATATTGAAGTTTTTATTTGTTAGGATATTTAATCTGTATTTGTTGTTAGACCAGGACAAACCCTTATttacattttgtttttctttttgttcagGCTGTTTTTTActgttatttttcttattcatatgGTGATTACATGACAGTAGAGTTAATTGTCTATATGTGACTCTGGCCCTCTGGTTGGATAAAATCTGAAGATAGTGCTGGTTTActttaattgtttttgttGCATCTGCTGGTACAGAGTTCAGTATTTAGAATCTTATTCACCTTAAAGTCATTTATGCAGTCACCAAGCTGCACATCTGTTCAGCTTGTAACTTATCTCTAATAATTTCcaccaactttcttctttcaaaaGCTAAATTTACATCCATTGATGAAGTTCTATGATCAATTCAAAGAATACATATTTCATTGGTCCACCTTGCAGGTTCTTCAGTACCTACTAGATGATGTTTCTGATTTCCTGTCTACCCAATTTACTGACAGAGAAGAGAACAGAGAGACTGGAGAGGAAAAAGGCTGTGTCAGTGTACTAAATTTTTTCATTGACTACATAACTGAGcgtgagagagaaaattttcgTTCTCGAAGGCATGACAATGAAAATTCTGTTACCTTGACTACCATTCATCAGGTTGTCTATCTCCTCAGCAAACATTcttcttatttgttttgagGATTCTCATATTAATGTCCTTCTGGAGTTGGTGAATATACTTTTCTGAACTTTCTCTTTAACTTACTATTGTGTTTGCAGTCGAAAGGCTTGGAATGGGACATGGTCTTCATAGTAAAGGTATATTCCTATCTTAATTTGTTAATGCTAGTTGAACCCTTACGGAAACAACTGCTACAATTATTCTATTCAAAATGAAATCACGTGAAAATTTATGACATTACCTTCACTGATTCCTTtcaattatcattatttatatCTAATAGATGATGCTGTAATACAGGCAAATGAAACAGAGATTCCTTTGATACATGAATTCAATGGTGCTGCAACTGAAAATGGGACATCGATAGAGGTATGCTTTTCCCAGGCTTAAAAGTTGACAATTCATTCTACTATGTTAATGTTTTAATCATGATGCTTACTAATTTGCAATCAAATATATTTAGGAGGAAAGACGCCTGTTATATGTGGCAATGACCCGTGCTCGTCAAAAACTTTTCGTTCTGTATGTTACAATGGATTCAAATTGGCAGGTTTGAACTATTTGAAGCTTTAGCAATATGGCGTTTACTTTTGTCAATTTGGAGGTAACATTGTGGCAACTGCAGATGCTTCAACCTTCACGGTTTCTTAAAGAAATCCCAGATCATCTTCTAGAAAGTCAGGTAGTTATAGCTAATTGAGAAGTTACATAGATTATTATCTCAATAATCTGTTGGCTCAGCCCTCTGATGTTGCTGCTCCTTCTATATGGCATATTAGTTCATTTGCATCACAGAAGTGCATAATATACATCAGGTATCAAAGTGATTATTTATTgtacaaatttaaaattgtctGTCATCTTCAtggaatttcaaaaaaaaaaaatatgaaaatgcattaaattatttatttcaactctcaaaatattttaacctACATCTCTCATTTGTGTGCTGTTAGAATCGTTATCTAGATTTGTAATTCCTGAGTTTGTGTGAACCATTATCTAGATTGTGCAATACTTGAGTTTGCTAACACATTCTTTCTTGTGTGAAAGTATTGATTCCCTTTACTGGTAAGATAATTTGCTGCATGACAAATTTCTGGAATGGGTGTTTTGGATGTCATTTGTGCAATGGGTGCTGGTAAAATAGTTGATGGGTGGATTTACAGGCTGCTGTCATTTTCTGGCGGATCAAAGTCTGAGTCGTGGTGCATGCTTTGTGTGGTTTTTGCTGAGATATACTTTATCATAGTGAAATGACCTGTTGATGACTTAAGAACTCTTTTTGGCTAAGTATATGTTTTTGGTGAAATGTTTCTGTTATAGATTGGAACTGTACAGGGTGGGCTTTCATTTTGTAAGAGAGGGTTCAGGCAATGGTTGTATAGGGTGGGTGGTTTTTATGGGTCAAACTCTGTTTTTCCTATGTAAGGCTACAAACTTATGTAACCCCATTGAATCATTGAATCAATGAAATAGTTCATGGCTTagcgaaaaaaaaaaaaaaacattagcTTTTCTTATAAGttccatttttctttggaTGGCATGTACTTCTCAGTATAACCTCTTAAAGCATTGAGTGATACATAGCTAAATACGGATTAAGTAGGCATTGGAACTTGCACTTTCAGAAGTGCAGAATTATTTGTCACTGAAAGTCTGAAGCTTTATTCACCCATTACCGACAAAACATAAATGTTTTTTCCCCATAGTAATGATCAAATCATTTCACTTCTGACCTGATGTTTTTGTGCTTACTCTCGTTAGTTTCCATGCCAGAATGTTTTTTGAGTTGATGGTGCTCACTTTGATTCCACATTTTAAATGGATATATGATGTAGGCTGAAGCAAGCATGGATGTTTTGAAAACCACACATCAAGACATTCCAAAAGAAATTGCACAGTTTACCACTGAACTGCCAAGTGAAAAGCAATCCTCTGTAGCCAACATGGTGCCAGAAAATTTCCTTGACGCTCAAAATAATGCAGCCTCAGAAGAGTCTGCAGAGTTAGTTAAGGCATGCAGTGGAAGTACTTTTTTAACAAGGTTTTCCCTCAAACAGTAATGGATAAAGTGCTTTATGTAAATGCATCTTTCCTCAGCTCTTGTCATTTTCTTGCAGATTCAGTGTGGAGGAGAGATCAATCATCTCCCACTTATTCCATCAATGGGCCAGGAAGCAAGCCTTTCAAGAGCCTAGGAGGTTGCTTGATAAGGTAACCTTTGTTCAAATGTGAGGAAGGGTAAAGAGGCTCCCTTGTTTCCAAGTTTCAACAATATTCCTTTAACATCAATCCGTGTCTCATCACTAAGATATAGATTACCTTTTGTCtcccttttttccttttccctctTATTTGTTTGATTGGGAGAGGGGGGGAATGGGGAGGCTTAGATGtttgtattttatgaaaaggttATGGACAGACTTTAGCCTTTAACCTAATCTCCGTTTTAGCTTTCTACTAATAGCATCTTAGTCTATATCAAACTGACTCTTTTCTGTTTTACTTTACTCCTGCCACGATGAACTGCATGTGATGTGAATATTTGAAGTGTGGTTTTTAACcactattttttctttgacttATAACTGCAGGTTCGCTTTGTAATTGATGAGCGCCTGAGGGTCAAGAATTATAAACACAAGGTCACACCAGTTCTCCATTAGCAATAGCCTGTTAATGCTCCTTTAGCCCATGGCCTGTTCACATTAATCTTATCTGTGTACTTTTACTGTTATATCAAATAAACTCTCCTCTGGTTTTGAGcgaaaaagcaaaaacaaaaataaaagagcaaAGGAAACCTCTTCAGTTGCATGGCATGTAGTCTCTTTATGGGAACTTTCCTGCTGGATCGTCCCTGCTCTTAATTATGTCCCCAATTACCTGAGCTGAAATGGCAAAAAAATGTCATTGGCCAGATTTGGCCTCCAGCAGGGAGGCTTCCAGGAGGAACAATTAGGATTTGGTTCAACCAATTTTGATTTCATATGTCCGTGCAAGATACAGATTATTCTAACAGTTACATGATTTACATTATTTATCAGGAAGTTCTGCGTGGATTAAGGCCATGTTTGAGCTGTGAGGAAGCATTTCACTACGCAGAATATGTAAGTATATATTGCTGTTCTCAACAGTCGGATTTCGTataaaaagatgaaaaggaTGTAATTGACGTCTATGATGGCCGACTTTTCTCGCGAGCTTTCTTATTCTGTACAAGTTAATTGAAGATTTCTGAATGCCTATTTCTTTGATACAACCATAAGACGTTGATAATATGAGTACGTCCTTTATAGGTAGTGAGGTGGGAGCAAATCCCTGCTGATAAACGTTCTCACTTAATGCGGGAAAAACAGGTTTGGTCTTTTTTTCAGATTCTAGGTTTCTGTTGTagtttttcttacttcttctcaAAACAAAGTAACATACTATTTAGAGATAATTAAACTATCGGTGCCTTCGTTCTCTTTTACTTCTGAAAATGGAGCTGTTTTTTCATCTTCTAGGAGCATTTCCAGAAACTAAGGATGGAGAATTCGATGGGTTCATCAGCAGCAACATCTAAACAGGTAtgttaaaaatcttttatttcaCTAGTACTTCCCATCTAGCTACTTCATAAGTCATATAACTTCTCATCTCAATGACTTCATTATccattcaagatatttatgatCATTAGCTCGTGTCTCGTGAAACCTTGCAAGTTCGCCTAGCCACATGATGAGGCATATGAAACTTGAAAGCTAAAGCATTTAACGCTGCACAAGATTGAGTTCACGCCTTGAACTATGAAAATGCATGATCGTATCATCCGAACTCCATCATTTCCTCTCATAGTCATGAGTCATGGGATTGATTATCTCCACAAGTTTGACGCTTATGTTTCACATTAATTTGTCGAACCAAATCCGTCACCGGTCAACTTACGAAATAAACTATCATCTCTTTTCAATGTAGATTGCTTATCTGCAAAGTTTGGGCTGCACCGTCATTCCCACTTCAAGACTTCATGCTTCTCGTCTGATTGAGCAGTACAAATCGCTGTAACTATAGTCTGTTCTGAAGAAGCCTGCACATAACAGTGATACCCAGATCCAGTTGCACGTGGTATATTTTTAACTAACCTGGTGCGCTGTTAATGTGGACTATAAATGTTGGTATGAATAGAAAACTTGCATTGGCCTTATCAATTGGGTTTAATTTGATAGTGTTCAAATGCTAGGCATAACCAATGCTTTATATAGCTGAAAGATTAAATTACAAGATCTATTGTAATTGACCAAGTTGGATTCATTCCACATTAATGAATGCCCAGCTGAATGTAGGACAATATGATATCCCTATGGGCCCTTGTGTAAGGTAGGATAATATGATGCGTTTGTTTTTGTTCTAAGTAATGGGATGCTCTGCACAGAGAAAAATGGTATGTTTTTTGGGTGTAAAGTTCCTCAGTTGGGCTCAGTTTTTGTAAATAGGTAGGATTCACAGGTTCTCTTAGTTACCTTTTTGTATTCAGGATGATTCCTAAAGGGGAGATATTGGGAAGGTATACTGATCAGGAAGTGAGTATACCAACCAATATTTGGTGTTTTTGCTGATAAGGTTGTCTCTTGTATTTGAGCTGAGGGAAACCAATTTCCTCCCATCGCATTCTAATGAAATCCCAatttaactttcaaaaaaaaaaaatgaataccCAGCTGAAGTCCATATGACAATTGTCGACAATAATGATTGGAAGCAATGAACAAACACCTCACTGGTGTAACATTAGATTGCCAAAGGAGTATCgaagtttttcattttcaaaagcaGATATTATTGTGTGCTTGAGATGTATGTATACACACGATTGGTTATTTGTCACACTCAGATTACAGGAGCTCCAGATATTAATACAAGAAAGAGAGGGTGAGAATGAACCTCTAATCAAATGGGTCAATTCTTGGGTCATGTTCGCTTGCCATTGCCATTCCAGTGCAAAGGCATGTGGGGCACATGACCTGCCAAAGcataaaaaaccaaaaattaggACGGAACATATGATGATGTCAACAAATTTTACATCTGGCAAATAAAGGTAAATAATGAAAACTGTCAAAGGTGAGTTCAGCATTTGCATAAGCAAAATATTCTTCCTTTCATTCAAATTTCCTGGTTGATATGGACAAGTCCACAACAAACCATTGAAACTACATATTTTTTGATGATACACCTTTCCAGATCCTGAACAGTTTGAACATCTTTCTGTTTTCGGGGCTGATAGAGGCCGGTCTCCACCATTGACTGTTGAGACTGGTTCAATAAGAACAAGTGATCCGGTATTTGAGCAGCGAGCACAAGCAAGATATCCTGCATTAACCATCAAGGCGGATAAATTGAGTATTTGGAAAACAGAAGAGCTGAAAAACAGGAAAGATTCAGGAATTTACCAGTTCCAAGACAATACTTGCATCTTTTATGCTCCTGCTGTTTTACGTTGTTTATTTCAACTACCATCAAGGCTGAGATAACCCCAACTGCTCCTCCAGAGAATGATGCCACTATAGGATCAACCTGACTGCATTTAGCACCAATGAAACAGTGTTTAATACAACAAAAGTGCACCAACGGTACACCAAATTGATATCAAATAACAGATGCCTCATCTTTGGAAGAAAACTTGTGTATGCAATTATTTTGCCATCAATATTTCTAAAGAAAGATCTTATATTGTTTCAATAAGCTAGCTTGCAACAATTGCTGCAGTCATTCTCGCTCAGCAACTGTCTCAAAAGAGCCAAATAATGAACATCCATTACAAACCAAGAGGATTAGTCATACCTCAACTGCATTGGCAGATGCACGCTACGGATAAAATCAGCATATGATGTGCCCCCTAGTCCTAGCTTAAGCTCCAGCTATGATatgggaagaaaaagaaagagatgggTAAGGCAAAAGAAATTATGATTCCAAGAACCATATCTAATTCTATTGTGTGTATTTTCATGTAAATAATACCAAAATAGTCCACCGGCAAATTCCAAACAAGATTCTCTCACTAAAAGGGGACTTGTTGCTTCAGAATAATGAAGCAAACATTGTCATCCCCTTGCCTGTTTCCtcttatataatttgattatttcGTTTAAAATACTTAACACtcccaaaaaaattattcctTTCATTCTATAGAGTTGAGAGCATGAGTGACTTACAGTGGGTGCTAGAAGTCCACCAAAAATGATAGTCCCAGcaataagagaaaaacaagTGGCATAATAAACCTTGAGATTGTCTGAGGTCTGTAAGCAACATGAACATCAATTACCATACAACTAATAACAAGTAAAACAATAAGTTGAGGAAAAAGCcataaatgaaataatatcTCACCAGCGGAGGCAGGAA
This window encodes:
- the LOC18605259 gene encoding uncharacterized protein LOC18605259, which gives rise to MVCLSRVLAVSYTVKPSRPYNRSCFSSELVHATPKLNTRWRSMATEPESSSFAPSIDSESTAGFCIIEGPETVQDFAKMELQEIQDNIRSRRNKIFLHMEEVRRLRIQQRIKSAELGILKEETENELPNFPSFIPFLPPLTSDNLKVYYATCFSLIAGTIIFGGLLAPTLELKLGLGGTSYADFIRSVHLPMQLSQVDPIVASFSGGAVGVISALMVVEINNVKQQEHKRCKYCLGTGYLACARCSNTGSLVLIEPVSTVNGGDRPLSAPKTERCSNCSGSGKVMCPTCLCTGMAMASEHDPRIDPFD